Sequence from the Christiangramia fulva genome:
GTATATCTATTTCCTGTGGGACGGCATCGAGTGCAAGTTTGACGGAATCACGTAATAAACCCCAGGCACTGTAGACGATTACGGCCACAATTACGAAACTCAAAACAGGATCTATCCAGGTAATTCCGGTGAGCTTGATCACCAGTCCGCCAATAACAACTCCTAAAGAGACACCTGCATCTGCAGCCATATGAAGAAAAGCTCCTTTGATATTGAGATCGCCTTTTTGGCCTTTCATAAAGAGCAAAGCTGTAAGGGTGTTAATAACGACCCCTATGCCGGCCACGATCATTATAATATTACCCGGTATTTCAACAGGGTTCTGTAATTTTAAAATTGCATCATAAGTTATGATACCTCCCGCGGCAATAATAAGAGCTCCGTTGATCACCGAAGCCATAATGGTTGTTTTTCTATAGCCGTAGGTATAATCGCCTGAAGGCCTTTTTTGCGCAGCCCAAGTCGCTGCCCAGGCCAGAACGAGGCTTAAAACATCACTGGTATTATGCCCTGCATCTGCAAGTAGAGCCGAGGAGTTGATAGATAGTCCATAGAATACTTCTACAATTACATAAGCGATATTCAAAGTGATTCCTATCGCAAAGGCTTTCCCATGTGTAGAAGGTGTATGTGAATGCTTATGTGCCATTTCCAGATTAAAGCTGCTAAATTCTAATTCTAAAGAGACAGGATTATTTTATGCCTGTTATTTTCTTTATTTTCAAAAGTATAAATTAGAAAATATAATTGGGTTTGAATTATAAAAAGGTTTTTATAAAGTTTCTTAATAAAGCGCTATTGAAGATTGGTTAGATTCTTAAAATTTCTGAGTATTTTATTTATTTTTCTGTGGCTTCGATACGATTTTCTTCGGAAAATCACTCTGTTCCATAAGAACGGTCGCTGAGTGACCGCGTTAAGCGGGCGTATCGAAGCGACACTTTTTTTATTCATTCCGTTTCACGAAAATCTTTTTAGCAAGTTCAGGAAGGAGTTCATTTTCTCCTCTCATAAGGGCCTCTTTTTTCTTTCTGCTCCAGCCCTGTATCTGTTTTTCGCGGTAGAAAGCCTCATCTATACGTGAATATTCTTCATAATAGCATATTTCAACTGGTAATCTTCGGGCGGTGTATTTGGCACCTGTTCCGTTGTTGTGTTGAATCAATCTTTTTTCCAAATCTTTTGTACTTCCGGTATAGTAAGAACCATCACTGCATTTAACTATGTACATATATCCTTTTATCATAATGATGAATTTGGAAAATTTAATTCCTGTGGTTTCGATACGATTTTCTTCCGAAAATCACTCAGCCACCCCCGATCAATTTTATCGAAAATCACTCGGTTCCATAAAAACGGTCGCTGAGTGACCGCGGCGAGCGGTCGTATCGAAGCGACGCTTATATCTAAATTCACAATAAATAAATTAAGTCCCTTTCTGCTACTATCCGAAAAGAATCCAAATTTCAACAGCTGAAATCTTATCTATTATCACAATTTACCGATACTTTGAAAATTCAACCTCAGAGAAATATCAGGAGGATTAAACTGAATTTATCAATAACCTTTTAATATTCTTTTTAAAATAAGTGTATTTTTATAACATGATGAGAAATAAAAAAATAGGAAAGAATTTCTTAAGAGGATTTTTTGCCCTCTCTGTTGTTCTTGTTATTTTCTCTTTTTCTGACTTTCCAGGATTTTCTTTTACTCCCGATACTAATCAAACCGAGTTATTCTCTGCTTCAGAAAAGAATCCAAATTATTACAGCTCAACTTTTCAGTTTCAGAATTATTTCAATCAGATTTTCAGTCAGCAAAATTCCGAAGTGGATCCCTGGCATGATGAATCGACTACTGAAAAATCAGCTACTCAGTTTATTATAATTAATAAAGAGTTCCTCTCATTTAAAGGTTCCATTCTTACCAGATTTCTGCAATCCACTCAGAATAACTCCAATTACATCATCTAAATTCCTCAGGCCATTCACTGGCAAAATTTTCAAAATTTTCAAAACTATTTGCTGAATATCAGCATAAAAAATTTTTGTTATGAGGAGTTTCAAAAAGATTTTGAGGCTTTTCGGATTCATTTTATTTATAACATTAGCAATGCTTGGAGTTAGTTTGAGCGGTGGTGTTCCCCCGCCTGTGACGAATAAAAGAAAAGGAACTATTGAAAATATTATTGAAGTCGAAGAGCCCTTAGAAGAAGATTCAGAAGAATTTGAGTACATAAAAAAGGAATAAGAAAATCGCTGGCATCCCCCAAGGACTTGCAATTTTTCGGATAAATTGAGCTAATATTTTAAGGGAATGCTCGAGCCGGCGCAGGATTAAACCAGTTCTACAAAACTGTTTTTTCTATTCCGTTTTCGCTTTTTTCTGTAAAATTGGACAGTAATTAATAGTGGGAAGATTATCTTTATTTTTCAAAGCACCTATGTGCTACCTTAGTTTTATATTACATTTTTTGCGAAATAGATTTTCCTTTTTCAGAGACGGTATAAAAGACCGGGCAGGAGTACAGTATTTGCTTGGGGTTGGTTCTGTAAGCATTGTGGCCCTTATTTGTAATTCTATATTTGGTGAGGCCGAATATCATGTGGTTGCTCTTATCCTGCTCCTTGTGGTTTCGATTTTAGCAATGTTTCTGGATGTTCTTCCAATTATATCGGCTGCGGTAATGAGTGCTTTACTGTGGAATTTCTTATTTATTCCACCAGAATTTACCTTTAGTATAAGTACTCCCCAGGATGCGCTGCTTTTCCTGATGTATTTTGTCATAGCTGTTATCAACGGATTTTTTACTTCCAAGATCCGGAAAATGGAAAATATTTCGAATCAGCGAAAGGAACGGGAAAAAACTCTGGAACTTTACAACACTCTTTTCAATTCACTTTCCCACGAATTAAAGACACCTATTGCGACCATTATAGGCTCGGTAGATGTTTTAAAGAATAACCGGGAACAGATTTCCACAGAAGTAAAAGAGGATATTTACAATGAGATCGAGATTGCCAGTCAGCGTTTGAACCGACAGGTAGAACATTTTTTGGATATGAGTAGGCTGGATAGCGATTACATTAAGATCCAGCCCGATTGGTATGATCTTGATGAGATTATTCATCTTGTTATTAATGCTAATTGGGATGAAACTTCTGAACATTCTATCGTTCTGGTACAGGAAAATGAAATTCCGCTTTTAAAAATAGACGGTCCGCTTGTAGAACAAATTCTTTATAATATAGTTCATAATGCGGTGCAGTATACTCCTCCCGGTTCAAAAATTTTAATAGGAAGAAGCGTTGAACAGGGAAAAATGAGTATCAGTATAAAAGATAATGGCTATGGTTTTCCTGAAGACAAATTAGGACTCGTATTTCAAAAATTTTATAGGCTTCCAAATACCCGAACTGGGGGGACAGGTTTGGGACTTTCTATCGCGCAGGGATTTGCCAAAGCTCATAATGGCCAAATATCACTGAAAAACCTGCCCGAAGGAGGAGCGGAATTTATAATTGAAATTCCATGTGAAATAAATTATTATAAAACTACCGAAGATGAAACAAGGTGAGATCCTGGTAATTGATGATGAACCACAAATAAGAAAATTATTAAAAATTTCTCTGGAAAGTAATAATTATAAAGTGATCGCTGCTTCCACAGCGACTGAAGGAATCAATCTTGCTGCAAATCATGCTCCAGATTTGATAATCCTTGATTTAGGATTACCCGATAAGGATGGGCATGAGGTTTTAGTGGAACTAAGGCAATGGTTCGAGAGAGCTATCATTATTCTCTCGGTACAAAATGCTGAAATGGATATTATAAAAGCTTTAGATAACGGTGCCACTGATTACTTATCCAAACCCTTCAGGACCGGTGAATTGTTAGCGAGGATCAGGGCTTCCTTACGGTTAAACCGTTCAGAAGAAATAACGCCCGCTATAAAAACAGGAAATCTGGAAATTGACCTTGTTTTCAAAACCGTCAAATTAAATGATGAATTAGTTAAACTTACTTCTACTGAATACAATTTAATGGCGCTCTTCGCCCAGAATTTGGGAAAAGTTTTGACTCATCAGTATCTTTTAAAAGAAATATGGGGGCCTGGAGCTGCGAGTGAAACGCAATATATCAGGGTGTATGTAGCGCAGCTAAGGAAAAAAATAGAAATCGATCCCAATCAGCCGCAACATCTTATCACAATAAGTGGGGTTGGGTATAGATTCCTGTAAATTCGTTTATATTTTCTTTATACCATAAAGATGTTTTTTATAAAGTTCTTAAATTAGATTTCTGAATATTTATTTTCTCTTATAAATATTTGTTTCTTCGGGAATTAAAACCCGCAACATAATGAAGTATATCATCGTAGGTCTTGGCAACTTTGGAGCTTCTCTCGCCGAAAAATTATCGTCTTTAGGGAATGAAGTGATTGGAGTAGATGTTAGTATGCCCCGAATTGAAAGTTTAAAAAATAAAATTACCCATGTGATCAGCCTTGATGCAACCGATAAAGATGCGGTCATGAGCCTGCCTTATAAAGATGCAGATACTACCATAATTGCCATTGGAGAGGATCCCGGAGCCAGTATCCTGGCCACTGCCGTAATGCAGCAACTTCATGTTAAACGTTTGATCAGCAGGGCGATATCGCCACTTCAACAACTTGTTTTAGAGGCTATGGGCGTTCGTGAGATCATTCATCCTGAAGAAGAAACTGCAGATAGATGGTCTATGAAATTAAATATGCCTGGAGTGTATGATAGTTTTGAGCTTAACCCCCAACATAATGTGGTGGAGGTGGAGGTCCCTTCAGCCTTTGATGGGAAGTCATTACAGGAATTGTCCCTTCGGAAAAATTACAATCTTATCGTTCTCACCACCATGAAGTATATTAAAGAGAAAAATAAACTGGGTATTGAAACTTCACAAATTGATGTTCAGGATCTGGCCTCTGCAAAAACGGTTTTACATGAGGGAGACTTAATGGTGGTTTATGGTCATACCAAAAACATCAAAAAACTGATCAAAAGCTTTTCCTAAAAAGCCCTACATCTCGATATTGGTTCCAATTTCCAGAACATGCTCCGGTGGAAGATTGAAATATCGGGTTGCACGCTGGGAATTCCTTGATAGAAAAGAAAACAGGGATTCCCGCCA
This genomic interval carries:
- a CDS encoding cation diffusion facilitator family transporter; translation: MAHKHSHTPSTHGKAFAIGITLNIAYVIVEVFYGLSINSSALLADAGHNTSDVLSLVLAWAATWAAQKRPSGDYTYGYRKTTIMASVINGALIIAAGGIITYDAILKLQNPVEIPGNIIMIVAGIGVVINTLTALLFMKGQKGDLNIKGAFLHMAADAGVSLGVVIGGLVIKLTGITWIDPVLSFVIVAVIVYSAWGLLRDSVKLALDAVPQEIDIQEVNNYLKSINGVEGVHDLHIWAMSTTETALTAHLIVPGGQDDNFLYKIREELHEKFEITHTTLQIENDFGDDAYCGNKKLSEV
- a CDS encoding GIY-YIG nuclease family protein, translated to MIKGYMYIVKCSDGSYYTGSTKDLEKRLIQHNNGTGAKYTARRLPVEICYYEEYSRIDEAFYREKQIQGWSRKKKEALMRGENELLPELAKKIFVKRNE
- a CDS encoding sensor histidine kinase — encoded protein: MRNRFSFFRDGIKDRAGVQYLLGVGSVSIVALICNSIFGEAEYHVVALILLLVVSILAMFLDVLPIISAAVMSALLWNFLFIPPEFTFSISTPQDALLFLMYFVIAVINGFFTSKIRKMENISNQRKEREKTLELYNTLFNSLSHELKTPIATIIGSVDVLKNNREQISTEVKEDIYNEIEIASQRLNRQVEHFLDMSRLDSDYIKIQPDWYDLDEIIHLVINANWDETSEHSIVLVQENEIPLLKIDGPLVEQILYNIVHNAVQYTPPGSKILIGRSVEQGKMSISIKDNGYGFPEDKLGLVFQKFYRLPNTRTGGTGLGLSIAQGFAKAHNGQISLKNLPEGGAEFIIEIPCEINYYKTTEDETR
- a CDS encoding response regulator, which produces MKQGEILVIDDEPQIRKLLKISLESNNYKVIAASTATEGINLAANHAPDLIILDLGLPDKDGHEVLVELRQWFERAIIILSVQNAEMDIIKALDNGATDYLSKPFRTGELLARIRASLRLNRSEEITPAIKTGNLEIDLVFKTVKLNDELVKLTSTEYNLMALFAQNLGKVLTHQYLLKEIWGPGAASETQYIRVYVAQLRKKIEIDPNQPQHLITISGVGYRFL
- a CDS encoding potassium channel family protein codes for the protein MKYIIVGLGNFGASLAEKLSSLGNEVIGVDVSMPRIESLKNKITHVISLDATDKDAVMSLPYKDADTTIIAIGEDPGASILATAVMQQLHVKRLISRAISPLQQLVLEAMGVREIIHPEEETADRWSMKLNMPGVYDSFELNPQHNVVEVEVPSAFDGKSLQELSLRKNYNLIVLTTMKYIKEKNKLGIETSQIDVQDLASAKTVLHEGDLMVVYGHTKNIKKLIKSFS